The Salana multivorans genome window below encodes:
- the dut gene encoding dUTP diphosphatase — MSGVAVPGNPADVVAVPIRLLDPDAAAPRYAHATDAGADLVSTADVTLAPFERALVPTGVAVAIPPGYVGLVHPRSGLALRAGLTVLNAPGTIDADYRGEIGVVLVNLDSTTPVTVRRGDRIAQLVLQRVATAGWDVVDELPDTARGAGGFGSTGGHDAVPTGADQATTTGKDS, encoded by the coding sequence GTGAGTGGAGTCGCGGTGCCGGGGAACCCGGCGGACGTCGTTGCCGTCCCGATCCGACTCCTCGACCCCGACGCCGCCGCACCGCGGTACGCCCACGCCACCGACGCCGGTGCCGACCTCGTGAGCACGGCGGACGTGACGCTGGCGCCCTTCGAGCGCGCGCTGGTCCCGACCGGCGTCGCCGTCGCGATCCCGCCCGGCTACGTCGGGCTGGTCCACCCACGCTCCGGCCTCGCGCTCCGCGCTGGCCTCACGGTGCTGAACGCACCGGGAACGATCGACGCCGACTACCGCGGCGAGATCGGTGTCGTCCTCGTCAACCTCGACTCGACGACGCCGGTGACCGTGCGTCGCGGCGACCGGATCGCGCAGCTCGTCCTCCAGCGCGTCGCGACCGCGGGCTGGGACGTGGTCGACGAGCTGCCGGACACCGCGCGCGGTGCCGGCGGCTTCGGGTCGACGGGCGGGCACGACGCCGTCCCGACCGGCGCCGATCAAGCCACCACCACGGGGAAGGACTCCTGA
- a CDS encoding DUF3093 domain-containing protein has translation MPLPVVSQEVYVERQSPPFGVWLLAPFAGLLTALVVLPLSLAAAVALFAVVSVTIALLLLRSSSRIVVTDGTDPGLRAGPAYLEAWHIGDVVPLDRDQTRDVLGPGANALAYLAHRGWISTAVRVEVRDVEDPTPYWVVSTRRPLELASALDAVRPPLAD, from the coding sequence ATGCCGTTGCCCGTCGTCTCCCAGGAGGTCTACGTCGAGCGGCAGTCGCCCCCGTTCGGGGTGTGGCTCCTCGCCCCGTTCGCCGGCCTCCTGACCGCCCTCGTGGTGCTCCCGCTGTCCCTGGCGGCGGCGGTCGCGCTGTTCGCCGTGGTGTCCGTGACGATCGCGCTCCTGCTGCTGCGCTCCTCGAGCCGGATCGTCGTGACCGACGGCACCGATCCCGGCCTGCGGGCCGGCCCCGCGTATCTCGAGGCGTGGCACATCGGTGACGTCGTGCCGCTCGACCGCGACCAGACGCGCGACGTCCTGGGCCCCGGGGCGAACGCGCTCGCCTACCTGGCGCACCGCGGCTGGATCTCGACGGCCGTGCGCGTTGAGGTGCGCGACGTCGAGGACCCGACGCCGTACTGGGTGGTCTCGACGCGTCGCCCGCTCGAGCTGGCGTCGGCGCTCGACGCCGTCCGCCCGCCCCTCGCCGACTGA
- a CDS encoding DUF4193 domain-containing protein, with product MATDYDAPRKTDDELNEDSLEELKARRAEKTSAVVDEDETEAAEGFELPGADLSGEELSVRVLPRQADEFTCTRCFLVHHRSQLAFTDDLGPVCSECAA from the coding sequence ATGGCGACCGACTACGACGCCCCCCGCAAGACAGACGACGAGCTGAACGAGGACTCGCTCGAGGAGCTCAAGGCCCGTCGCGCCGAGAAGACCTCGGCCGTCGTGGACGAGGACGAGACGGAGGCGGCCGAAGGATTCGAGCTGCCCGGTGCCGACCTGTCCGGTGAGGAGCTCTCGGTCCGGGTGCTTCCGCGCCAGGCCGACGAGTTCACCTGCACCCGATGCTTCCTCGTCCACCACCGCTCGCAGCTCGCGTTCACCGACGACCTCGGTCCGGTGTGCTCGGAGTGCGCCGCCTGA
- a CDS encoding inositol monophosphatase family protein, with protein MTDHQRPTPPFTLPDARLLLELRDLAERVAREVGALVRSMREEAVEVAATKSSATDVVTRADLAAEARVAELLRLARPDDGLLGEEGARTAGSSGITWVVDPIDGTVNYLYGRREYAVSVAAVLGDPADVEAWRPIAGCVHAPELGTTYRAAAGLGAELDGRRLVMGEPPELAGTLLGTGFSYDAGVRAEQGDLVARLLPRIRDLRRAGAGALDLCDVAAGRLDAHLERGLNPWDVAAAELVVREAGGVVHHYPLGVDGRRVTMAARAPLDAALAEAAGLSRGV; from the coding sequence GTGACCGACCACCAGCGTCCGACGCCCCCGTTCACCCTTCCCGACGCCCGGCTCCTCCTCGAGCTGCGCGACCTCGCCGAGCGGGTGGCGCGCGAGGTCGGCGCCCTCGTCCGCTCGATGCGGGAGGAGGCGGTCGAGGTGGCGGCGACGAAGTCGAGCGCGACCGACGTCGTGACCCGCGCCGACCTCGCGGCCGAGGCGCGGGTCGCCGAGCTGCTGCGGCTCGCACGCCCGGACGACGGGCTGCTCGGCGAGGAGGGCGCACGGACCGCCGGCAGCAGCGGGATCACCTGGGTCGTCGACCCGATCGACGGCACCGTCAACTACCTCTACGGGCGGCGCGAGTACGCCGTGAGCGTCGCCGCGGTGCTGGGCGACCCCGCCGACGTCGAGGCCTGGCGTCCGATCGCTGGCTGCGTGCACGCCCCGGAGCTGGGGACCACCTACCGCGCGGCGGCCGGGCTCGGCGCCGAGCTGGACGGGCGCCGGCTCGTCATGGGTGAGCCACCCGAGCTGGCGGGGACGCTGCTCGGGACCGGCTTCTCCTACGACGCGGGCGTGCGCGCCGAGCAGGGCGACCTCGTGGCCCGGCTGCTGCCCCGGATCAGGGACCTGCGCCGGGCCGGGGCGGGGGCGCTCGACCTGTGCGACGTGGCCGCGGGCCGGCTCGACGCGCACCTCGAGCGCGGGCTCAACCCGTGGGACGTCGCGGCGGCGGAGCTGGTGGTCCGGGAGGCGGGCGGCGTCGTTCACCACTACCCGCTCGGGGTCGACGGGCGACGCGTCACGATGGCGGCGCGAGCACCGCTCGACGCCGCGCTGGCGGAGGCCGCCGGCCTGTCTCGCGGGGTGTGA
- the sepH gene encoding septation protein SepH, giving the protein MRELALESLHADGEHLVLVDSGGQQYRLAIDDALRSAVRSDRPYLEAIRAGARSALPPRDIQARLRAGESVESVAAAAGLPTSAIERYESPVLAERAWIVEQTQKLAIGHEVGAPTLGDLVVDRLAARGDTAPITWDARRTPGAPWEVSVAFGPGGDQVATWQVDLQARSLTALDSRSRLLSETDLTDRRARAPFDLEAEDSRRGADLLIRDSREHARPDAAAGSAAATGTTAPAAAPDDAADPSAERQPTGKASATDSLLERLGRARGRRAAPPSPTDEAQDAAPAEPERESQDGLFPVAPVLRLRREEHEQPAVEGAAESDESTGGAGVEPAAAGSAASEDGTAQETGEEAAQPEKPRSRSRSRRASVPTWDEIVFGSRGD; this is encoded by the coding sequence ATGCGTGAGCTCGCGCTCGAAAGCCTGCACGCCGACGGCGAGCACCTCGTCCTCGTCGACTCCGGCGGGCAGCAGTACCGTCTCGCGATCGACGACGCGTTGCGCTCCGCCGTCCGCTCCGACCGCCCGTACCTCGAGGCGATCCGCGCCGGCGCGCGCTCCGCGCTGCCGCCGCGCGACATCCAGGCCCGCCTGCGCGCCGGGGAGTCCGTCGAGTCCGTCGCCGCGGCGGCCGGCCTGCCGACGTCGGCGATCGAGCGGTACGAGAGCCCGGTGCTCGCCGAGCGCGCGTGGATCGTCGAGCAGACCCAGAAGCTCGCCATCGGTCACGAGGTCGGCGCACCGACGCTGGGCGACCTCGTCGTCGACCGGCTCGCCGCGCGCGGCGACACCGCACCGATCACCTGGGACGCCCGCCGCACGCCGGGGGCGCCGTGGGAGGTGAGCGTCGCGTTCGGACCGGGCGGCGACCAGGTGGCGACCTGGCAGGTCGACCTGCAGGCGCGCTCCCTCACGGCGCTCGACTCGCGCAGCCGGCTCCTGTCGGAGACGGACCTGACCGATCGACGCGCCCGCGCCCCGTTCGACCTGGAGGCGGAGGACTCCCGCCGCGGCGCGGACCTGCTCATCCGCGACTCGCGCGAGCACGCCCGGCCCGACGCGGCCGCCGGCTCGGCCGCCGCGACCGGGACGACGGCTCCGGCCGCTGCGCCTGACGACGCCGCCGACCCGAGCGCCGAGCGCCAGCCGACCGGGAAGGCGTCAGCGACGGACTCCCTGCTCGAGCGGCTCGGTCGGGCGCGCGGTCGTCGCGCCGCCCCGCCGTCGCCGACGGACGAGGCGCAGGACGCGGCACCGGCCGAGCCGGAGCGCGAGTCCCAGGACGGACTGTTCCCCGTCGCCCCGGTCCTGCGGCTGCGTCGCGAGGAGCACGAGCAGCCGGCCGTCGAGGGGGCTGCCGAGTCCGACGAGTCGACCGGCGGCGCGGGCGTGGAGCCCGCGGCGGCCGGGTCTGCGGCGAGCGAGGACGGGACGGCGCAGGAGACCGGCGAGGAGGCGGCCCAGCCCGAGAAGCCGCGCTCACGCTCGCGCTCCCGCCGGGCCTCCGTCCCGACGTGGGACGAGATCGTCTTCGGCTCGCGCGGCGACTGA
- a CDS encoding alkaline phosphatase family protein, translating to MTHPGSPALVPPPGLVLPGPRSLRGVLPDVARAVGLDAPDLPSAGLALPSADRAVVVLVDGLGARQLAARSGHAPTLRGLLNEGERVGSAGYPTTTAASLASFGTGRTPGETGLLGYSVRDPRQGPRGGTELIGLVQWANAAGVPGPEPALWQPHPTVFELLGRAGIATTTLGKARFAGSGLTRAALRGSAFVAADTLDRAVEEARRALRSPGLVYLYWGGLDSVGHHEGWGSAAWGDELEALDAAVTTLLRRLPAGTPLVLTADHGMVDVTERIDVAHSPALREGVALVAGEPRALHLHLDRAEDVADVTARWSDLLGDAAWVLPGEEAIAGGLFGLVEPRNAGLVGDVVVAARGTVAVQDSRTQTPASLTLVGMHGSLTPDEVEIPLLVAVG from the coding sequence GTGACGCACCCCGGATCGCCAGCCCTCGTCCCCCCGCCCGGCCTCGTCCTGCCCGGGCCGCGCTCGCTGCGCGGTGTGCTGCCCGACGTCGCCCGCGCGGTCGGTCTCGACGCGCCCGACCTGCCGAGCGCCGGGCTCGCGCTGCCGAGCGCCGACCGCGCCGTCGTCGTCCTCGTCGACGGTCTGGGCGCGCGGCAGCTCGCCGCGCGCTCCGGCCACGCGCCGACGCTGCGCGGCCTGCTGAACGAGGGCGAGCGCGTCGGCAGCGCCGGCTACCCGACGACGACCGCCGCCTCGCTCGCCTCGTTCGGCACGGGCCGGACGCCGGGGGAGACGGGGCTGCTCGGCTACTCCGTGCGCGACCCGCGGCAGGGTCCGCGCGGCGGCACCGAGCTCATCGGGCTCGTCCAGTGGGCGAACGCGGCCGGCGTGCCGGGGCCGGAGCCGGCGCTGTGGCAGCCGCACCCGACGGTGTTCGAGCTCCTCGGCCGGGCCGGGATCGCGACGACGACGCTGGGCAAGGCGCGGTTCGCCGGCTCGGGCCTGACCCGGGCGGCGCTGCGCGGCTCCGCGTTCGTCGCCGCCGACACGCTCGACCGGGCCGTCGAGGAGGCGCGGCGCGCGCTGCGCTCACCGGGGCTCGTCTACCTCTACTGGGGCGGCCTCGACTCCGTCGGGCACCACGAGGGCTGGGGCAGCGCGGCGTGGGGCGACGAGCTCGAGGCGCTCGACGCCGCGGTGACGACGCTCCTGCGTCGCCTGCCGGCCGGCACCCCGCTCGTGCTCACGGCCGACCACGGGATGGTGGACGTGACCGAGCGGATCGACGTCGCGCACTCGCCGGCGCTGCGCGAGGGCGTCGCCCTGGTCGCGGGGGAGCCGCGCGCGCTGCACCTGCACCTGGACCGGGCCGAGGACGTCGCCGACGTCACGGCCCGCTGGTCGGACCTGCTCGGCGACGCCGCCTGGGTGCTGCCAGGCGAGGAGGCGATCGCCGGCGGGCTGTTCGGGCTCGTCGAGCCTCGCAACGCCGGGCTCGTCGGCGACGTCGTGGTGGCCGCCCGCGGGACGGTCGCGGTGCAGGACTCCCGGACCCAGACCCCGGCGTCGCTCACGCTCGTCGGGATGCACGGTTCGCTCACGCCCGACGAGGTGGAGATCCCGCTGCTCGTGGCCGTCGGCTGA
- a CDS encoding DUF5998 family protein: protein MFAVSRNDSAASLAKDLRRGGYFPDLIASVLDLAIAGESVVAHLLQPETTFDQAGIRRHLTAAVLTPSRLIVAHVDDHLVDDVPTAMASTEAVPLGEIRSVVVTHGVSNPEDVGQMRRRDLTIALGWGAVQRLDLEPAGCSDPQCEADHGFTGSATSDDLVLRVSADAEGESALLSALAFARALSGATARS from the coding sequence ATGTTCGCCGTGTCACGCAACGACTCCGCCGCGTCCCTCGCCAAGGACCTGCGCCGCGGCGGCTACTTCCCGGACCTCATCGCCTCCGTGCTCGACCTCGCGATCGCGGGGGAGTCGGTCGTGGCCCACCTGCTCCAGCCGGAGACCACGTTCGACCAGGCCGGGATCCGGCGCCACCTCACCGCGGCCGTCCTCACCCCGTCGCGCCTCATCGTCGCCCACGTCGACGACCACCTCGTCGACGACGTGCCGACCGCCATGGCGAGCACGGAGGCCGTGCCGCTCGGTGAGATCCGCTCCGTCGTCGTGACGCACGGCGTGTCCAACCCCGAGGACGTCGGCCAGATGCGCCGCCGCGACCTCACGATCGCGCTCGGCTGGGGCGCCGTGCAGCGGCTCGACCTCGAACCGGCCGGCTGCTCCGACCCGCAGTGCGAGGCCGACCACGGCTTCACCGGGTCGGCCACGTCGGACGACCTCGTCCTGCGCGTGAGCGCGGACGCCGAGGGCGAGTCGGCCCTCCTCTCGGCCCTCGCGTTCGCGCGGGCGCTGTCGGGCGCGACGGCGCGCTCGTGA
- a CDS encoding GNAT family N-acetyltransferase encodes MEPEDAVAPGRAPAPAPYPAHWEADVLLRDGSTMRIRPILPSDADALQAFHEAQSEESTYFRFFAPLRTLPPKDLRRLVTVDHADRVALVMLSGDRIVAVGRYDRVDAGTAEVAFNVSDVHQGRGLGSVLLEHLAAAARERGIDRFVADTLPANARMIRVFSDAGYDVRQRYEDGVISLEFRIDPTQRSLDVVASREQRTDAASMRALLAPAGILVVAGTEEDGQANLAQRIAANLAARTDVTCVGSPLRAVAAEHGHPWLPDLDAAPTATLAYAATAPEAMLGLLPRLAAVGVRGVVVLGSGFDREGAPTQAELVAAAREGGLRIVGPRSYGLVLRPVDAGPDGAGPDGAVEGDAGRDDPVVATVNATLADPGPPPGPVALFSQSAALSAQLLAATAASGIGVATYVSAGHRADVSGNDLLQYASDLPDVRAVGMYLESLGNPRKFARVAGRVSSRVPVVAVVGASQREEGGLGRAALQEAMLAAGVLVAPTMPAMIDAVALLAATPLPRGSRVAVLGSSAALVGLAAGQLTGVDADPVLASYDARGGAPAVAAAVELLAAREWDVALVIHVDLLGERDPAILRELTGLTRTGRPVLAVVPGLHGWTPELAVTDVAAPAPPAEPLGTRQPVVPSYPSVEEAVAALTLALRYATWRRQDPGSLVEPEGVDLRRAREIVEETLREHPEGSDLASEPTREFLAALGITMLPSYRVHSTRQAVTLAREIGWPVAVRSIDPVLRRRDIGGVRLDITRPLELVDALRTVRLRQGGSGPVELQAMAPLGVACVVRGWDDAVVGPVVSFGLAGDATELLEDATYALPPLRSGDVHRLVRGIRAAPRLLSRLADRLESEPDLEPLEDVIARVAEAIEAIPQLRALELTPALATEEGILVLSARVSVAPQIRPDGGRRALRPAVR; translated from the coding sequence ATGGAGCCCGAGGACGCCGTCGCGCCCGGTCGCGCACCAGCTCCCGCGCCCTACCCGGCGCACTGGGAGGCCGACGTCCTGCTGCGCGACGGCTCGACCATGCGGATCCGCCCGATCCTCCCGAGCGACGCTGACGCGCTCCAGGCCTTCCACGAGGCGCAGAGCGAGGAGTCGACCTACTTCCGGTTCTTCGCGCCGCTGCGCACGCTGCCGCCGAAGGACCTGCGCCGGCTCGTCACGGTCGACCACGCCGACCGGGTCGCGCTCGTCATGCTGTCGGGCGACCGGATCGTCGCCGTCGGCCGGTACGACCGGGTCGACGCCGGGACCGCCGAGGTGGCGTTCAACGTCTCGGACGTGCACCAGGGCCGCGGGCTCGGCTCGGTCCTGCTCGAGCACCTGGCCGCCGCCGCCCGCGAGCGCGGCATCGACCGGTTCGTCGCCGACACGCTGCCGGCCAACGCGCGGATGATCCGCGTGTTCTCCGACGCCGGCTACGACGTCCGGCAGCGCTACGAGGACGGCGTCATCTCGCTCGAGTTCCGGATCGACCCGACGCAGCGCTCGCTCGACGTCGTCGCCAGCCGCGAGCAGCGGACGGACGCGGCGTCGATGCGCGCCCTGCTCGCACCGGCCGGCATCCTCGTCGTCGCCGGGACCGAGGAGGACGGGCAGGCGAACCTCGCCCAGCGGATCGCGGCGAACCTCGCGGCGCGGACCGACGTCACGTGCGTCGGGAGTCCGCTCCGGGCCGTCGCGGCCGAGCACGGGCACCCGTGGCTCCCCGATCTCGACGCGGCGCCGACCGCCACCCTCGCCTACGCCGCCACCGCGCCCGAGGCGATGCTCGGCCTGCTGCCGCGGCTGGCGGCCGTCGGGGTGCGTGGCGTCGTCGTGCTCGGCTCGGGGTTCGACCGCGAGGGCGCGCCGACGCAGGCCGAGCTGGTCGCGGCCGCCCGGGAGGGCGGGCTGCGGATCGTCGGGCCGCGCTCCTACGGCCTCGTCCTGCGACCGGTGGACGCCGGACCCGACGGCGCCGGACCCGACGGCGCCGTCGAGGGCGACGCCGGACGCGACGACCCGGTCGTCGCCACGGTCAACGCCACGCTCGCCGACCCGGGTCCGCCGCCCGGCCCGGTCGCCCTGTTCAGCCAGTCGGCCGCGCTGTCGGCGCAGCTCCTCGCCGCGACGGCGGCGAGCGGGATCGGCGTCGCCACGTACGTCTCCGCCGGCCACCGCGCCGACGTCTCGGGCAACGACCTCCTGCAGTACGCGAGCGACCTGCCCGACGTGCGCGCCGTCGGGATGTACCTGGAGTCGCTCGGCAACCCGCGCAAGTTCGCCCGGGTCGCCGGTCGGGTCAGCTCCCGCGTGCCGGTGGTCGCGGTCGTCGGCGCCTCCCAGCGCGAGGAGGGCGGGCTCGGCCGGGCCGCGCTGCAGGAGGCGATGCTCGCGGCGGGGGTCCTCGTCGCGCCGACGATGCCGGCGATGATCGACGCCGTCGCGCTCCTCGCCGCGACGCCGCTGCCCCGGGGGAGCCGGGTCGCGGTCCTCGGCAGCTCGGCGGCCCTGGTCGGCCTGGCGGCCGGTCAGCTCACCGGCGTCGACGCCGATCCCGTCCTCGCGAGCTACGACGCGCGCGGCGGCGCGCCCGCGGTCGCCGCGGCCGTCGAGCTGCTCGCCGCGCGGGAGTGGGACGTGGCGCTCGTCATCCACGTCGACCTGCTCGGCGAGCGCGACCCGGCCATCCTGCGGGAGCTGACGGGACTGACCCGGACGGGGCGGCCCGTGCTGGCCGTCGTGCCGGGGCTGCACGGCTGGACCCCCGAGCTCGCCGTGACCGACGTCGCCGCGCCCGCGCCACCGGCCGAGCCCCTCGGGACCCGCCAGCCGGTCGTCCCGTCCTACCCGTCGGTCGAGGAGGCGGTCGCCGCGCTCACGCTCGCGCTGCGCTACGCGACGTGGCGCCGGCAGGACCCCGGCTCGCTCGTCGAGCCCGAGGGCGTCGACCTGCGTCGCGCCCGGGAGATCGTCGAGGAGACGCTGCGCGAGCACCCCGAGGGGAGCGACCTCGCGTCCGAGCCGACGCGCGAGTTCCTCGCGGCGCTCGGCATCACGATGCTGCCGTCCTACCGCGTGCACTCGACGCGTCAGGCCGTCACGCTGGCGCGCGAGATCGGCTGGCCGGTCGCCGTGCGGTCGATCGACCCCGTCCTGCGCCGGCGCGACATCGGCGGCGTGCGGCTCGACATCACCCGGCCCCTGGAGCTGGTCGACGCCCTGCGCACCGTGCGGCTGCGGCAGGGCGGCAGCGGCCCCGTCGAGCTCCAGGCGATGGCGCCGCTCGGCGTCGCCTGCGTGGTGCGGGGCTGGGACGACGCGGTCGTCGGACCGGTCGTGTCGTTCGGCCTCGCCGGCGACGCGACGGAGCTGCTCGAGGACGCGACCTACGCCCTGCCGCCGCTGCGCTCGGGAGACGTGCACCGGCTCGTCCGGGGGATCCGGGCGGCGCCGAGACTGCTCTCGCGGCTGGCCGACCGGCTGGAGAGCGAGCCCGACCTCGAGCCGCTGGAGGACGTCATCGCGCGGGTGGCCGAGGCGATCGAGGCCATCCCGCAGCTACGCGCGCTGGAGCTCACCCCAGCCCTGGCGACGGAGGAGGGCATCCTCGTGCTCTCGGCGCGGGTGAGCGTCGCGCCGCAGATCCGTCCCGACGGCGGTCGTCGCGCCCTGCGGCCCGCCGTGCGCTGA
- a CDS encoding DNA gyrase/topoisomerase IV subunit A encodes MASRSTPARGTGDRGIGDVVDIDVTSEMQGSFLEYAYSVIYARALPDARDGLKPVQRRILFQMAEMGLRPDRGHVKSARVVGEVMGKLHPHGDTAIYDALVRMAQPFSLRLPLVDGHGNFGSLDDGPAAPRYTEARLAPAAMVMTAGLDEDVVDMVPNYDNQFMQPSVLPSALPNLLVNGASGIAVGMATNMPPHNLVEVVAAARHLVANPDADLDALMRFVPGPDLPGGGKIIGLDGIREAYETGRGTFRTRATTRIENITARRKGIVVTELPYLVGPEKAKAKIADVVRAKKVQGVADVVDLSDRKKGMRLVIEVKTGFNPEAVLEQLFRATPLEESFGINNVALVDGQPRTLGLRELLRVYVGHRLEVTTRRTRYRLRKRQERLHLVRGLLIAIADIDEVIAVIRSSDDAAAARTRLMAIFDLSQAQADYILELQLRRLTRFSTIELEKEQGELERQIAELEEILGDDAVLRRVVSEELAEVAAAHGTPRRTVLLESAGSAAVSGAAAAGLPTGRGARSGAGAVPLEIADTPTSVLLSATGLLARTAEDSPVPRSGARSRHDALASVVPTTARATLGAVTSAGRIVELSALDAPTLPPTDGPPSLAGGVPVTELVTLEPGERVVAVTAIETDSPVLALATAQGVIKRVAPGDRPVRGEAWSCISLADGDVVVGAVPASDDDEIVLVSSGAQLLHFPAAAVRPQGRSAGGMAGIRLGEGERVIHLGVVGAGRAEDAVVVTIASSTGALPGMAEGSVKVSPFALYPGKGRGTGGVRAQRLLRGEDELVLAWVGPHPARAVGAGGQAIELPDLDERRDGSGRPLTHPVTAIG; translated from the coding sequence ATGGCTTCTCGCAGCACGCCCGCGCGCGGTACGGGTGACCGCGGTATCGGTGACGTCGTCGACATCGACGTCACCTCGGAGATGCAGGGCTCGTTCCTCGAGTACGCGTACTCCGTCATCTACGCCCGCGCCCTCCCCGACGCCCGGGACGGCCTCAAGCCCGTCCAGCGCCGCATCCTCTTCCAGATGGCGGAGATGGGCCTGCGCCCCGACCGCGGCCACGTGAAGTCGGCGCGCGTCGTCGGCGAGGTCATGGGCAAGCTGCACCCGCACGGCGACACGGCGATCTACGACGCGCTCGTCCGGATGGCGCAGCCGTTCTCGCTGCGCCTGCCGCTCGTCGACGGCCACGGCAACTTCGGCTCGCTCGACGACGGCCCGGCCGCGCCGCGCTACACCGAGGCACGCCTGGCCCCCGCGGCGATGGTGATGACGGCGGGGCTCGACGAGGACGTCGTCGACATGGTGCCGAACTACGACAACCAGTTCATGCAGCCGTCCGTGCTGCCCTCGGCCCTGCCGAACCTCCTCGTCAACGGCGCCTCGGGCATCGCGGTCGGCATGGCGACGAACATGCCGCCGCACAACCTCGTCGAGGTCGTCGCCGCCGCGCGGCACCTCGTGGCGAACCCGGACGCCGACCTCGACGCGCTCATGCGGTTCGTCCCCGGCCCCGACCTGCCCGGCGGCGGCAAGATCATCGGGCTCGACGGCATCCGCGAGGCCTACGAGACGGGTCGCGGCACGTTCCGCACCCGCGCGACGACGCGGATCGAGAACATCACGGCCCGGCGCAAGGGCATCGTCGTCACCGAGCTGCCCTACCTCGTGGGGCCGGAGAAGGCGAAGGCGAAGATCGCCGACGTCGTGCGGGCGAAGAAGGTCCAGGGCGTCGCCGACGTCGTCGACCTGTCCGACCGCAAGAAGGGCATGCGGCTCGTCATCGAGGTCAAGACCGGGTTCAACCCGGAGGCCGTGCTGGAACAGCTCTTCCGCGCGACGCCGCTGGAGGAGTCGTTCGGGATCAACAACGTCGCCCTCGTCGACGGGCAGCCGCGCACGCTCGGGCTGCGCGAGCTGCTGCGCGTCTACGTCGGCCACCGCCTCGAGGTGACGACGCGCCGGACGCGCTACCGCCTCCGCAAGCGGCAGGAGCGACTCCACCTCGTGCGAGGTCTCCTCATCGCGATCGCGGACATCGACGAGGTCATCGCCGTCATCCGCTCCTCCGACGACGCGGCGGCCGCGCGGACCCGCCTCATGGCGATCTTCGACCTCAGCCAGGCGCAGGCCGACTACATCCTCGAGCTGCAGCTGCGCCGGCTCACGAGGTTCTCGACCATCGAGCTGGAGAAGGAGCAGGGCGAGCTCGAGCGGCAGATCGCCGAGCTCGAGGAGATCCTCGGCGACGACGCCGTGCTGCGCCGGGTCGTCTCGGAGGAGCTGGCGGAGGTCGCGGCGGCCCACGGGACGCCGCGCCGCACCGTGCTGCTGGAGTCGGCCGGGTCGGCCGCGGTCTCCGGGGCGGCGGCGGCCGGGCTGCCGACGGGTCGGGGCGCGCGCTCCGGCGCCGGTGCCGTGCCGCTCGAGATCGCGGACACCCCGACGTCGGTCCTGCTGTCGGCGACGGGCCTGCTCGCGCGGACGGCCGAGGACAGCCCGGTCCCCCGGTCGGGCGCGCGCTCGCGGCACGATGCGCTCGCGTCCGTCGTCCCGACGACCGCCCGGGCGACGCTCGGGGCCGTGACGTCGGCCGGCCGGATCGTCGAGCTCTCGGCGCTCGACGCCCCGACGCTGCCGCCGACCGACGGTCCGCCGAGCCTCGCGGGCGGCGTGCCGGTGACGGAGCTGGTGACGCTGGAGCCCGGCGAGCGCGTCGTCGCCGTCACCGCGATCGAGACCGACTCCCCGGTCCTCGCGCTGGCGACCGCGCAGGGCGTCATCAAGCGCGTCGCGCCGGGCGACCGGCCCGTGCGCGGTGAGGCGTGGTCCTGCATCTCGCTGGCCGACGGGGACGTCGTCGTCGGCGCGGTCCCGGCGAGCGACGACGACGAGATCGTGCTGGTCAGCTCCGGCGCGCAGCTCCTCCACTTCCCCGCCGCCGCGGTGCGGCCGCAGGGACGCTCGGCGGGCGGCATGGCGGGCATCCGGCTCGGCGAGGGCGAGCGGGTCATCCACCTCGGCGTCGTCGGCGCCGGACGCGCGGAGGACGCCGTCGTCGTGACGATCGCCTCCAGCACCGGCGCCCTGCCCGGCATGGCCGAGGGCAGCGTCAAGGTGAGTCCGTTCGCGCTCTACCCCGGGAAGGGGCGCGGCACGGGCGGCGTGCGGGCCCAGCGGCTGCTGCGCGGCGAGGACGAGCTCGTGCTCGCGTGGGTCGGGCCGCACCCGGCGCGTGCCGTCGGTGCCGGTGGCCAGGCGATCGAGCTGCCCGACCTCGACGAGCGGCGCGACGGGTCGGGTCGTCCGCTCACCCACCCCGTGACGGCGATCGGCTGA